The Streptomyces sp. NBC_00440 genome contains a region encoding:
- a CDS encoding acetylxylan esterase has translation MLFDMELDRLREYRPEPQEPADFDAFWEKTLGESARHETAAEFVPYDAGFATVDVFDVTFSGWRGQPVKAWLLLPRDRAEPLPAVVQYIGYNGGRGVPYSWLTWSALGHAHLVMDNRGQGGGGKQTADTPDIGPGGHGSSSPGFLTRGIEDPHLHYYRRLITDAVRAVDAVRSHPAVDAARVAVVGGSQGGGLALAVAGLRDDVAAAVADVPFLCHYRRASQITDSGPYAEIARWLSGHRFRIEEAMETLSYFDGVNFAARATAPAWFSVGLMDRICPSSTVFAAYHRYAGPAEIEVFPYNGHEGGAEYDVPRKIAALRGVFAR, from the coding sequence TTGCTGTTCGACATGGAGCTCGATCGGCTGCGCGAGTACCGGCCGGAGCCGCAGGAACCAGCGGACTTCGACGCGTTCTGGGAGAAGACGCTGGGCGAGAGCGCCCGGCATGAGACTGCCGCCGAGTTCGTCCCGTACGACGCCGGGTTCGCGACGGTCGACGTGTTCGACGTGACGTTCAGCGGCTGGCGCGGGCAGCCGGTGAAGGCCTGGCTGCTGCTGCCCCGCGACCGGGCGGAGCCGCTGCCCGCCGTGGTGCAGTACATCGGCTACAACGGCGGCCGGGGCGTCCCGTACTCCTGGCTGACCTGGAGCGCACTGGGCCACGCCCATCTGGTGATGGACAACCGCGGCCAGGGCGGTGGCGGCAAGCAGACGGCCGACACCCCGGACATCGGTCCGGGCGGGCACGGTTCGTCGTCGCCCGGCTTCCTCACCCGCGGCATCGAGGACCCGCACCTGCACTACTACCGGCGGCTGATCACCGACGCGGTGCGGGCGGTCGACGCGGTGCGCTCCCATCCGGCGGTGGACGCCGCCCGGGTCGCCGTCGTCGGCGGGAGCCAGGGCGGCGGCCTGGCACTCGCGGTCGCGGGGCTGCGCGACGACGTGGCGGCGGCGGTGGCCGATGTGCCGTTCCTCTGCCACTACCGCCGTGCCTCGCAGATCACCGACTCGGGTCCGTACGCGGAGATAGCCCGCTGGCTCTCCGGTCACCGGTTCCGGATCGAGGAGGCGATGGAGACGCTCTCCTACTTCGACGGGGTCAACTTCGCCGCGCGTGCCACCGCGCCCGCGTGGTTCTCGGTGGGGCTGATGGACAGGATCTGTCCGTCGTCCACGGTCTTCGCCGCCTATCACCGCTATGCGGGTCCCGCCGAGATCGAGGTGTTCCCGTACAACGGGCACGAGGGCGGCGCCGAGTACGACGTGCCGCGCAAGATCGCGGCACTGCGCGGAGTGTTCGCCCGGTAG